In Anopheles gambiae chromosome 2, idAnoGambNW_F1_1, whole genome shotgun sequence, a single window of DNA contains:
- the LOC1269513 gene encoding potassium voltage-gated channel subfamily H member 7 isoform X1 yields MPVRRGHVAPKTTLIETIIRKFDTHNRSFLVANAQPESCHIIFCSDGFCKMTGFTRAEVMQRSACTDFLQGQMTSVGVMDSIKEALRKGEEKHFEILYYRKDGTKFLCSEVIAPIRSEVDDISLFIINFEDLSNPSNPEPIEQVKLSKFDKARASFRQSFRIGHIALRDRGLRLAGYLTPPSDATQDEDEIIAPKHHIESSPANKNTVLKVEANIWAPMSTPALTRTKELDCLPHDIDTLSGPGEIVITAPDITQTTRDESKEQSTKDMKPEFVQTKSLDFEAQLKHVESAKLIRCYENTHFQTSRGFVEKRAHTVDDFMRGPVNHNARLYFPYVSSESDLQRYKTVPVKQATAAQDARTSSSLSNVPSDSLKAKDNGSGKYFQGTRQTINMGEKVAQVLLTVTSDTVQLARRTRDGRVSGTPSTECKINYVDNIMSEASLRANSCVELSEIRKLDSLLRQCETLSYDDLSSGSNGERELEDYMEQRKHVRRRRNSSGNCIFTPPINKSTLSMLSSLNILNGARRIMGAMNGPGGLKPGTNNDDCWLLSQKSFTTKSCSNLPKGMCFHPSAGLGPIGKPLHQQPVDNLCSLSETILSNLRKAAHAVHVKPANRETCGCSTSSPIPNPPNTLQLPIGVPATVEQSCEDSGKSVHRKNQCLAPDEDNRIVNIIETPNIVPISMKSLNSALSERLCYTTKAQKSFDNKSDKSLLSQANSVKSRSKFSPLSRKVSHKTNSFDTEPTEGAKESLLGHKFEKILPEPVETAQEKWSSVRLSSDSKKNQIKIENHISTHSNLNLNGLSGDKANLGKEVLSLGADVLPEYKLQSPRVHKWTILHYSPFKAVWDWIILLLVMYTAIFTPYVAAFLLSEPDYNQRKNRKYADDPIVIIDLIVDVTFVVDILINFRTTFVNGQDEVVSHPGRIAVHYLSGWFLIDLVAAIPFDLLLVGSDTDELGLDKDETTTLIGLLKTARLLRLVRVARKIDRYSEYGAAVLVLLMATFALIAHWLACIWYAIGNAERPLLKAKIGWLDALAQDTQEYYFPNNTGGGPSVKSRYVTALYFTFTSLTSVGFGNVAPNTDAEKIFTICVMLVGSLMYASIFGNVSAIIQRLYSGTARYHTQMLRVREFIRFHQIPNPLRQRLEEYFQHAWTYTNGIDMNSVLKGFPECLQADICLHLNRNLLNNCSAFEAASPGCLRALSLKFKTTHAPPGDILVHKGDVLTYLYFIARGSIEILKDDVVMAILGKDDIFGENPCIHSTLGKSNSNVKALTYCDLHKIHRDDLLDVLDLFPEFYDSFVNSLEITYNMRDEEQAGVELRHRYMRTGSQDRESETRSYVRKLNTVHHRPPGNKCDMPNDRSSIGQMSTNYDDDRKFSLSGIINQLKRSIPDLNSYKHQPLTNKCASPNESPKSTHKQTIPHHHEHQSSAIVASSAALGRAPDTVTLSAVSHRACTCGSKADVPVGPMRVSDCSPKSSPDEEIFHHTAPNSSNMSKPDESKQNLETMAHQLSELTNRIGVLESSLKHDIRTILEILHQQQQMQMQIQQQQHSFAQQQQQMHQMHTGKTAMSSYQPSESDFSFDMCGPPMDCREVKHQQPPSSQHRIHVARSVSQPECTDDRSLFKCSKFSSFNHPMDDTPEGQNWNIFAPIAKLESLDEIDQETKPSSSHDKMQ; encoded by the exons ATGCCAGTACGCAGAGGACACGTTGCTCCCAAAACAACGCTTATCGAGACAATTATTCGAAAATTTGATACACACA ATCGAAGTTTTTTAGTAGCGAACGCACAACCAGAATCATGCCACATTATCTTCTGTTCCGATGGATTCTGCAAAATGACGGGATTTACCAGGGCGGAAGTGATGCAGCGATCAGCCTGCACCGACTTCCTGCAGGGCCAAATGACCTCCGTCGGTGTCATGGACTCTATAAAGGAAGCACTAAGAAAAGgcgaagaaaaacattttgaaattCTTTACTACCGAAAAGATG GTACGAAGTTTCTATGCTCGGAAGTAATTGCTCCAATCCGCTCGGAAGTCGATGATATCTCTCTATTCATCATAAACTTTGAGGATCTATCAAATCCATCTAACCCAGAGCCGATCGAACAAGTTAAACTAAGCAAAT TTGACAAAGCGAGAGCTAGTTTTCGACAATCATTTAGAATCGGTCACATAGCCCTTCGTGATCGAGGTCTACGTCTGGCAGGATATCTGACCCCTCCCTCCGATGCCACACAAGATGAGGACGAGATTATTGCACCGAAACATCACATCGAGAG CAGTCCTGCTAACAAGAATACAGTCCTCAAAGTGGAAGCCAACATTTGGGCACCCATGTCAACGCCTGCCCTGACAAGAACAAAGGAGCTGGACTGTCTCCCACATGATATCGATACACTCAGCGGACCAGGAGAGATTGTTATAACGGCTCCCGAT ATAACGCAAACAACGAGAGATGAAAGCAAGGAACAAAGTACGAAAGATATGAAGCCAGAATTTGTGCAAACTAAGAGCTTAGATTTTGAAGCGCAATTAAAAC ATGTGGAAAGCGCAAAGCTAATTCGCTGTTACGAAAATACACATTTCCAAACAAGCCGTGGATTCGTAGAAAAACGTGCCCATACGGTAGATGATTTCATGAGAG GTCCCGTAAATCATAATGCACGATTGTACTTTCCCTACGTCTCATCAGAAAGCGACCTGCAGCGGTACAAAACAGTCCCCGTGAAGCAAGCTACGGCAGCTCAGGATGCGAGGACCAGTTCATCACTTTCAAATGTGCCTTCAGACTCGCTCAAAGCTAAG GACAATGGCTCTGGCAAATATTTCCAAGGTACAAGGCAGACCATTAACATGGGAGAGAAGGTGGCTCAG GTCCTTCTTACCGTAACTAGTGACACTGTTCAGCTGGCGCGAAGGACGCGCGATGGAAGAGTGAGTGGCACACCATCAACAGAGTGCAAGATAAATTATGTTGACAACATCATGTCCGAGGCAAGTTTGCGGGCTAATTCGTGCGTCGAACTGTCCGAAATACGCAAACTGGACAGCTTGCTGAGGCAGTGCGAAACGCTCAGCTACGATGATCTGTCCTCGGGTAGCAATGGTGAACGGGAGCTAGAGGACTATATGGAACAGAGAAAGCACGTCCGAAGGCGCCGCAATTCCTCTGGGAACTGTATTTTTACGCCACCCATCAACAAGTCTACTCTATCGATGCTCTCAAGCCTGAACATTCTCAACGGCGCGCGAAGGATAATGGGCGCGATGAACGGGCCGGGCGGGCTGAAGCCGGGTACCAATAATGATGATTGCTGGCTTCTATCGCAGAAGTCTTTCACCACGAAAAGTTGCTCAAATCTTCCTAAAGGGATGTGCTTTCATCCGTCGGCCGGATTGGGGCCGATCGGTAAACCGCTACACCAGCAGCCAGTGGACAACTTGTGCAGCCTTTCCGAGACTATACTTTCCAACTTACGCAAAGCTGCTCATGCCGTGCATGTGAAACCAGCTAACCGAGAAACTTGCGGATGTTCTACCAGTAGCCCGATCCCAAACCCACCGAATACGCTACAACTACCGATAGGCGTCCCAGCAACAGTGGAGCAAAGCTGTGAAGACAGTGGAAAAAGTGTGCATCGCAAGAATCAATGTCTCGCTCCAGACGAAGACAATCGGATCGTAAACATCATCGAAACGCCCAACATAGTGCCGATTTCTATGAAGAGTCTCAACAGTGCCCTATCCGAACGGCTGTGCTACACGACGAAAGCACAGAAGTCCTTTGACAATAAGTCGGACAAATCGTTACTTTCGCAGGCCAACAGCGTAAAGTCGCGGTCCAAGTTCTCGCCGCTATCGCGCAAGGTTTCACATAAGACCAACAGTTTCGACACGGAGCCTACCGAGGGCGCGAAGGAGTCTCTACTCGGGCACAAGTTCGAAAAAATACTCCCCGAGCCGGTGGAAACA GCGCAAGAAAAATGGTCCAGTGTTCGGCTCAGTTCGGATTCGAAGAAAAATCAGATCAAAATTGAAAACCATATATCCACCCACTCCAATTTGAACCTCAATGGGCTCAGTGGCGACAAAGCTAATTTGGGAAAAGAG GTTCTATCACTGGGAGCTGACGTCCTGCCGGAGTACAAACTGCAGAGTCCTCGTGTTCACAAATGGACAATACTGCACTACTCACCCTTCAAAGCAGTCTGGGATTGGATAATCCTGTTGTTAGTTATGTACACAGCAATATTTACACCGTATGTGGCCGCATTTCTGCTCAGCGAGCCGGACTATAATCAGCGAAAGAATCGAAAATATGCAGATGATCCAATTGTGATAATTGATTTAATAG TTGACGTAACCTTCGTTGTTGATATACTGATTAACTTCCGAACCACGTTCGTAAACGGGCAGGACGAGGTAGTATCCCACCCGGGACGAATCGCCGTTCACTATTTGAGCGGATGGTTTCTGATAGATCTGGTAGCAGCCATACCCTTCGACCTGCTTCTCGTGGGAAGTGACACAGATGAG CTTGGCTTGGACAAAGATGAG ACAACCACCTTGATTGGGCTGTTGAAAACAGCACGATTACTTCGCCTAGTACGCGTGGCACGGAAAATCGACCGGTACTCTGAGTACGGAGCAGCAGTGCTCGTACTTTTAATGGCGACGTTCGCCCTGATCGCACATTGGTTAGCCTGCATATG GTATGCCATAGGAAATGCGGAACGACCACTGTTGAAAGCAAAGATAGGGTGGCTGGATGCACTGGCACAGGATACTCAGGAGTATTACTTCCCGAACAATACCGGTGGAGGTCCTTCTGTGAAG TCCCGCTACGTTACTGCCCTGTACTTTACCTTTACATCGCTCACATCGGTTGGTTTCGGCAATGTTGCGCCAAATACAGATGCCGAAAAGATATTTACGATATGTGTTATGCTTGTTGGCT CGCTTATGTACGCTAGTATCTTTGGAAACGTTTCCGCCATCATACAGCGGCTTTACTCAGGAACTGCAAGATACCACACACAGATGCTGCGGGTACGCGAATTCATACGATTCCATCAG ATACCGAACCCGTTAAGACAACGCCTAGAAGAATATTTCCAGCACGCCTGGACGTACACCAATGGTATCGATATGAATTCGGTGCTGAAAGGGTTTCCTGAGTGCTTACAAGCCGATATATGCTTACATTTGAATAGAAATTTGTTAAACAATTGTTCAGCTTTTGAAGCGGCTAGTCCAGGATGCTTAAG AGCACTTTCCCTTAAATTTAAAACCACTCATGCTCCGCCGGGTGATATTTTGGTGCACAAAGGGGATGTTTTGACGTACCTTTATTTCATAGCCAGAGGGTCAATTGAAATTCTCAAAGACGACGTTGTAATGGCGATTCTAG GCAAGGATGATATTTTTGGCGAAAATCCGTGCATACATTCCACTCTCGGAAAATCAAATAGTAATGTTAAAGCTCTGACATATTGTGATCTGCATAAAATTCATAGAGATGACTTATTAGACGTGTTAGATTTATTCCCGGAATTTTATGATAGTTTTGTAAATAGTTTGGAAATTACATATAATATGCGAGAT GAAGAGCAAGCTGGTGTCGAACTTAGGCATAGGTACATGCGGACTGGATCCCAAGATCGTGAGAGTGAGACGAGATCTTACGTTAGAAAACT AAATACCGTGCACCACAGGCCACCAGGCAATAAATGTGATATGCCCAATGATAGAAGTTCGATAGGACAAATGAGCACTAACTATGATGATGATCGTAAATTTTCCCTATCAG GTATTATAAATCAATTGAAAAGAAGCATACCAGACCTTAATTCATATAAACATCAGCCATTAACGAACAAGTGTG CTTCACCCAACGAAAGCCCTAAAAGTACGCACAAGCAGACAATACCCCATCATCACGAACATCAATCGTCGGCCATTGTAGCATCTTCGGCGGCACTTGGAAGGGCACCAGATACCGTCACGTTGAGTGCAGTTAGCCATCGTGCCTGCACGTGCGGTTCAAAGGCTGATGTCCCGGTCGGGCCAATGCGGGTCAGCGATTGTTCTCCCAAGAGCAGCCCAGATGAGGAAATCTTTCATCATACCGCACCCAACAGTAGCAACATGAGCAAACCGGATGAATCAAAACAGAATCTAGA AACTATGGCGCATCAGCTCTCTGAGTTAACGAATAGGATTGGTGTTCTGGAATCAAGTCTCAAGCACGACATCAGAACAATACTAGAAATTctacaccagcaacaacagatGCAGATGCAGattcagcaacagcagcactcttttgcacagcaacagcaacaaatgcATCAGATGCACACTGGCAAGACAGCAATGTCTTCGTACCAACCGTCCGAAAGtgatttttcttttgacaTGTGCGGACCTCCGATGGACTGCCGAGAAGTCAAACACCAGCAGCCTCCTTCATCGCAACATCGCATACACGTGGCTCGTTCCGTATCGCAACCAGAGTGCACCGATGATCGTAGTTTATTTAA ATGTTCAAAGTTCTCATCATTCAATCATCCCATGGATGACACGCCCGAGGGACAAAATTGGAATATATTTGCCCCAATTGCTAAGCTTGAATCACTGGACGAAATAGATCAG GAAACCAAACCCTCATCCAGTCATGATAAGATGCAATGA
- the LOC1269513 gene encoding potassium voltage-gated channel subfamily H member 6 isoform X8 has translation MPVRRGHVAPKTTLIETIIRKFDTHNRSFLVANAQPESCHIIFCSDGFCKMTGFTRAEVMQRSACTDFLQGQMTSVGVMDSIKEALRKGEEKHFEILYYRKDGTKFLCSEVIAPIRSEVDDISLFIINFEDLSNPSNPEPIEQVKLSKFDKARASFRQSFRIGHIALRDRGLRLAGYLTPPSDATQDEDEIIAPKHHIESSPANKNTVLKVEANIWAPMSTPALTRTKELDCLPHDIDTLSGPGEIVITAPDITQTTRDESKEQSTKDMKPEFVQTKSLDFEAQLKHVESAKLIRCYENTHFQTSRGFVEKRAHTVDDFMRGPVNHNARLYFPYVSSESDLQRYKTVPVKQATAAQDARTSSSLSNVPSDSLKAKDNGSGKYFQGTRQTINMGEKVAQVLSLGADVLPEYKLQSPRVHKWTILHYSPFKAVWDWIILLLVMYTAIFTPYVAAFLLSEPDYNQRKNRKYADDPIVIIDLIVDVTFVVDILINFRTTFVNGQDEVVSHPGRIAVHYLSGWFLIDLVAAIPFDLLLVGSDTDELGLDKDETTTLIGLLKTARLLRLVRVARKIDRYSEYGAAVLVLLMATFALIAHWLACIWYAIGNAERPLLKAKIGWLDALAQDTQEYYFPNNTGGGPSVKSRYVTALYFTFTSLTSVGFGNVAPNTDAEKIFTICVMLVGSLMYASIFGNVSAIIQRLYSGTARYHTQMLRVREFIRFHQIPNPLRQRLEEYFQHAWTYTNGIDMNSVLKGFPECLQADICLHLNRNLLNNCSAFEAASPGCLRALSLKFKTTHAPPGDILVHKGDVLTYLYFIARGSIEILKDDVVMAILGKDDIFGENPCIHSTLGKSNSNVKALTYCDLHKIHRDDLLDVLDLFPEFYDSFVNSLEITYNMRDEEQAGVELRHRYMRTGSQDRESETRSYVRKLNTVHHRPPGNKCDMPNDRSSIGQMSTNYDDDRKFSLSGIINQLKRSIPDLNSYKHQPLTNKCASPNESPKSTHKQTIPHHHEHQSSAIVASSAALGRAPDTVTLSAVSHRACTCGSKADVPVGPMRVSDCSPKSSPDEEIFHHTAPNSSNMSKPDESKQNLETMAHQLSELTNRIGVLESSLKHDIRTILEILHQQQQMQMQIQQQQHSFAQQQQQMHQMHTGKTAMSSYQPSESDFSFDMCGPPMDCREVKHQQPPSSQHRIHVARSVSQPECTDDRSLFKCSKFSSFNHPMDDTPEGQNWNIFAPIAKLESLDEIDQETKPSSSHDKMQ, from the exons ATGCCAGTACGCAGAGGACACGTTGCTCCCAAAACAACGCTTATCGAGACAATTATTCGAAAATTTGATACACACA ATCGAAGTTTTTTAGTAGCGAACGCACAACCAGAATCATGCCACATTATCTTCTGTTCCGATGGATTCTGCAAAATGACGGGATTTACCAGGGCGGAAGTGATGCAGCGATCAGCCTGCACCGACTTCCTGCAGGGCCAAATGACCTCCGTCGGTGTCATGGACTCTATAAAGGAAGCACTAAGAAAAGgcgaagaaaaacattttgaaattCTTTACTACCGAAAAGATG GTACGAAGTTTCTATGCTCGGAAGTAATTGCTCCAATCCGCTCGGAAGTCGATGATATCTCTCTATTCATCATAAACTTTGAGGATCTATCAAATCCATCTAACCCAGAGCCGATCGAACAAGTTAAACTAAGCAAAT TTGACAAAGCGAGAGCTAGTTTTCGACAATCATTTAGAATCGGTCACATAGCCCTTCGTGATCGAGGTCTACGTCTGGCAGGATATCTGACCCCTCCCTCCGATGCCACACAAGATGAGGACGAGATTATTGCACCGAAACATCACATCGAGAG CAGTCCTGCTAACAAGAATACAGTCCTCAAAGTGGAAGCCAACATTTGGGCACCCATGTCAACGCCTGCCCTGACAAGAACAAAGGAGCTGGACTGTCTCCCACATGATATCGATACACTCAGCGGACCAGGAGAGATTGTTATAACGGCTCCCGAT ATAACGCAAACAACGAGAGATGAAAGCAAGGAACAAAGTACGAAAGATATGAAGCCAGAATTTGTGCAAACTAAGAGCTTAGATTTTGAAGCGCAATTAAAAC ATGTGGAAAGCGCAAAGCTAATTCGCTGTTACGAAAATACACATTTCCAAACAAGCCGTGGATTCGTAGAAAAACGTGCCCATACGGTAGATGATTTCATGAGAG GTCCCGTAAATCATAATGCACGATTGTACTTTCCCTACGTCTCATCAGAAAGCGACCTGCAGCGGTACAAAACAGTCCCCGTGAAGCAAGCTACGGCAGCTCAGGATGCGAGGACCAGTTCATCACTTTCAAATGTGCCTTCAGACTCGCTCAAAGCTAAG GACAATGGCTCTGGCAAATATTTCCAAGGTACAAGGCAGACCATTAACATGGGAGAGAAGGTGGCTCAG GTTCTATCACTGGGAGCTGACGTCCTGCCGGAGTACAAACTGCAGAGTCCTCGTGTTCACAAATGGACAATACTGCACTACTCACCCTTCAAAGCAGTCTGGGATTGGATAATCCTGTTGTTAGTTATGTACACAGCAATATTTACACCGTATGTGGCCGCATTTCTGCTCAGCGAGCCGGACTATAATCAGCGAAAGAATCGAAAATATGCAGATGATCCAATTGTGATAATTGATTTAATAG TTGACGTAACCTTCGTTGTTGATATACTGATTAACTTCCGAACCACGTTCGTAAACGGGCAGGACGAGGTAGTATCCCACCCGGGACGAATCGCCGTTCACTATTTGAGCGGATGGTTTCTGATAGATCTGGTAGCAGCCATACCCTTCGACCTGCTTCTCGTGGGAAGTGACACAGATGAG CTTGGCTTGGACAAAGATGAG ACAACCACCTTGATTGGGCTGTTGAAAACAGCACGATTACTTCGCCTAGTACGCGTGGCACGGAAAATCGACCGGTACTCTGAGTACGGAGCAGCAGTGCTCGTACTTTTAATGGCGACGTTCGCCCTGATCGCACATTGGTTAGCCTGCATATG GTATGCCATAGGAAATGCGGAACGACCACTGTTGAAAGCAAAGATAGGGTGGCTGGATGCACTGGCACAGGATACTCAGGAGTATTACTTCCCGAACAATACCGGTGGAGGTCCTTCTGTGAAG TCCCGCTACGTTACTGCCCTGTACTTTACCTTTACATCGCTCACATCGGTTGGTTTCGGCAATGTTGCGCCAAATACAGATGCCGAAAAGATATTTACGATATGTGTTATGCTTGTTGGCT CGCTTATGTACGCTAGTATCTTTGGAAACGTTTCCGCCATCATACAGCGGCTTTACTCAGGAACTGCAAGATACCACACACAGATGCTGCGGGTACGCGAATTCATACGATTCCATCAG ATACCGAACCCGTTAAGACAACGCCTAGAAGAATATTTCCAGCACGCCTGGACGTACACCAATGGTATCGATATGAATTCGGTGCTGAAAGGGTTTCCTGAGTGCTTACAAGCCGATATATGCTTACATTTGAATAGAAATTTGTTAAACAATTGTTCAGCTTTTGAAGCGGCTAGTCCAGGATGCTTAAG AGCACTTTCCCTTAAATTTAAAACCACTCATGCTCCGCCGGGTGATATTTTGGTGCACAAAGGGGATGTTTTGACGTACCTTTATTTCATAGCCAGAGGGTCAATTGAAATTCTCAAAGACGACGTTGTAATGGCGATTCTAG GCAAGGATGATATTTTTGGCGAAAATCCGTGCATACATTCCACTCTCGGAAAATCAAATAGTAATGTTAAAGCTCTGACATATTGTGATCTGCATAAAATTCATAGAGATGACTTATTAGACGTGTTAGATTTATTCCCGGAATTTTATGATAGTTTTGTAAATAGTTTGGAAATTACATATAATATGCGAGAT GAAGAGCAAGCTGGTGTCGAACTTAGGCATAGGTACATGCGGACTGGATCCCAAGATCGTGAGAGTGAGACGAGATCTTACGTTAGAAAACT AAATACCGTGCACCACAGGCCACCAGGCAATAAATGTGATATGCCCAATGATAGAAGTTCGATAGGACAAATGAGCACTAACTATGATGATGATCGTAAATTTTCCCTATCAG GTATTATAAATCAATTGAAAAGAAGCATACCAGACCTTAATTCATATAAACATCAGCCATTAACGAACAAGTGTG CTTCACCCAACGAAAGCCCTAAAAGTACGCACAAGCAGACAATACCCCATCATCACGAACATCAATCGTCGGCCATTGTAGCATCTTCGGCGGCACTTGGAAGGGCACCAGATACCGTCACGTTGAGTGCAGTTAGCCATCGTGCCTGCACGTGCGGTTCAAAGGCTGATGTCCCGGTCGGGCCAATGCGGGTCAGCGATTGTTCTCCCAAGAGCAGCCCAGATGAGGAAATCTTTCATCATACCGCACCCAACAGTAGCAACATGAGCAAACCGGATGAATCAAAACAGAATCTAGA AACTATGGCGCATCAGCTCTCTGAGTTAACGAATAGGATTGGTGTTCTGGAATCAAGTCTCAAGCACGACATCAGAACAATACTAGAAATTctacaccagcaacaacagatGCAGATGCAGattcagcaacagcagcactcttttgcacagcaacagcaacaaatgcATCAGATGCACACTGGCAAGACAGCAATGTCTTCGTACCAACCGTCCGAAAGtgatttttcttttgacaTGTGCGGACCTCCGATGGACTGCCGAGAAGTCAAACACCAGCAGCCTCCTTCATCGCAACATCGCATACACGTGGCTCGTTCCGTATCGCAACCAGAGTGCACCGATGATCGTAGTTTATTTAA ATGTTCAAAGTTCTCATCATTCAATCATCCCATGGATGACACGCCCGAGGGACAAAATTGGAATATATTTGCCCCAATTGCTAAGCTTGAATCACTGGACGAAATAGATCAG GAAACCAAACCCTCATCCAGTCATGATAAGATGCAATGA